A stretch of the Mobula hypostoma chromosome 19, sMobHyp1.1, whole genome shotgun sequence genome encodes the following:
- the adoa gene encoding 2-aminoethanethiol (cysteamine) dioxygenase a, whose product MPRADMASLIQKIARQARSTFKVLPSGDATTFQDNLAQLRKLLEKIRAEDLNLGARRNGGQPHQGPPVTYMHICETDCFSMGVFLLQSGACIPLHDHPGMHGLLKVLFGQVTVKCFDKEEEEREAAGADSVQFNPPLLQCQRAALRRSLRRSSAVLSEASDPCLLTPLQGNMHQIEARDGPAAFLDILAPPYDPDEGRDCHYFEVLQVSENAGNSSPPPQQQTPPPQPVWLLEVPQPADFWCGGEPYPGPKVSP is encoded by the coding sequence ATGCCGCGGGCCGACATGGCCTCCCTGATCCAGAAGATCGCCCGTCAAGCCCGCTCCACCTTCAAGGTGCTGCCGTCGGGCGACGCCACCACCTTCCAGGACAACCTCGCCCAGCTGCGTAAGCTGCTGGAGAAGATCCGGGCCGAGGACCTCAACCTGGGCGCTCGGAGGAACGGCGGGCAGCCTCACCAGGGACCTCCGGTCACCTACATGCACATTTGCGAGACCGACTGCTTCTCCATGGGGGTGTTCCTGCTGCAGAGCGGCGCCTGCATCCCGTTGCACGACCACCCGGGTATGCACGGCTTGCTGAAGGTGCTGTTCGGCCAGGTGACCGTCAAGTGCTTCgataaggaggaggaggagagggaggcgGCGGGCGCGGACAGCGTGCAGTTCAACCCGCCGCTGTTGCAGTGCCAGCGGGCGGCGCTACGGAGGTCGCTGCGGAGGTCGAGCGCCGTGCTGAGCGAGGCGAGCGACCCGTGCCTGCTCACCCCGCTGCAGGGCAACATGCACCAGATCGAGGCGAGGGACGGGCCCGCCGCTTTCCTGGACATTCTGGCGCCTCCGTACGACCCGGACGAGGGGAGGGACTGTCACTATTTCGAGGTGTTGCAGGTGTCGGAGAACGCGGGGAATTCTAGCCCCCCACCGCAGCAGCAGACACCGCCACCGCAGCCGGTGTGGCTCCTGGAGGTGCCGCAACCTGCCGACTTCTGGTGCGGTGGGGAGCCTTACCCTGGTCCCAAGGTCTCTCCATAA